In one Gossypium hirsutum isolate 1008001.06 chromosome D09, Gossypium_hirsutum_v2.1, whole genome shotgun sequence genomic region, the following are encoded:
- the LOC107891123 gene encoding zinc finger protein JACKDAW, translated as MSGEAFSLPAASIGGFIQDPSNANPNPKPNANPAKKKRNLPGTPDPDAEVIALSPKTLMATNRFICEICKKGFQRDQNLQLHRRGHNLPWKLRQRTNKEVRKKVYICPEKTCVHHDPSRALGDLTGIKKHFSRKHGEKKWKCEKCSKKYAVQSDWKAHSKTCGTREYKCDCGTLFSRKDSFITHRAFCDALAEESARLTSVAATSLNFRNDTVNLPHGFAGRGVQDVAGIPQFGSGFAQDFSGMPAPGLPEMVRMAPANLFGSSSHFPGFENGGATSSNSNNLSLSQLPQGLKEEGRNEGNLMESLSSLYSDNQNKQSKANASPMSATALLQKAAQMGSTRSNPSFFGNSFGVMSSSSSHTAPTFMASSSASMSATSNKLDKLMLQTGGKPSEPSLLSMHHPGSNSFAQSLTRDFLGMSNDQSPRPFLPQELAKYAAIGSTMGLSQFTSSNH; from the exons ATGTCCGGTGAGGCGTTTTCTTTACCAGCTGCTTCAATAGGAGGGTTTATTCAAGACCCAAGTAAtgcaaaccctaaccctaaacctaaTGCTAATCCTGCTAAGAAGAAGAGAAATCTTCCCGGAACTCCTG ATCCAGATGCTGAAGTAATTGCTTTATCTCCAAAAACACTTATGGCTACAAACCGATTCATATGTGAAATATGCAAGAAAGGTTTCCAAAGAGACCAAAACCTGCAGCTTCACCGCAGGGGTCACAATCTTCCATGGAAGCTAAGGCAAAGAACAAACAAAGAAGTTCGGAAGAAGGTTTATATTTGCCCTGAGAAAACCTGCGTCCACCATGATCCATCCAGGGCTCTTGGCGACCTCACTGGAATAAAGAAACATTTCAGCAGAAAACATGGTGAGAAGAAGTGGAAGTGTGAGAAATGTTCAAAGAAATACGCTGTTCAATCCGACTGGAAAGCTCACTCTAAAACTTGTGGTACTAGAGAGTACAAGTGTGACTGTGGGACACTGTTTTCCAG AAAAGACAGCTTTATCACCCATAGAGCTTTTTGTGACGCCTTAGCTGAAGAAAGTGCAAGACTCACTTCAGTTGCAGCCACAAGCCTAAATTTCAGAAACGATACTGTGAATCTGCCTCATGGATTTGCTGGCCGTGGAGTTCAAGATGTTGCTGGCATTCCTCAATTTGGTTCGGGTTTTGCTCAAGATTTCAGTGGGATGCCTGCACCAG GTTTGCCTGAGATGGTTCGAATGGCTCCAGCCAATCTCTTTGGCTCTTCTTCACACTTTCCTGGATTTGAAAACGGCGGTGCAACTTCATCAAATTCCAATAATCTCTCCTTATCGCAACTGCCACAAGGGTTAAAAGAAGAAGGTCGAAACGAAGGAAATTTAATGGAAAGCCTTTCATCTCTCTATTCTGATAATCAAAACAAGCAATCTAAAGCTAATGCTTCACCAATGTCCGCAACTGCGCTTTTGCAAAAAGCGGCTCAAATGGGTTCAACTAGAAGCAATCCGTCCTTCTTTGGCAACAGTTTCGGTGTAATGAGCTCATCTTCCTCTCACACAGCACCTACTTTCATGGCATCAAGCAGTGCATCAATGAGTGCAACAAGCAACAAGCTTGATAAGCTCATGTTACAAACAGGAGGCAAACCAAGTGAGCCCAGTCTATTAAGCATGCATCACCCTGGTTCAAATTCATTCGCTCAAAGCTTGACGAGGGACTTCCTTGGGATGAGCAATGATCAATCACCACGTCCATTTTTACCCCAAGAACTAGCCAAATATGCAGCAATTGGCTCAACCATGGGTCTCAGTCAATTCACTAGCAGCAACCACTAA